In Desulfosediminicola ganghwensis, a single window of DNA contains:
- the ruvC gene encoding crossover junction endodeoxyribonuclease RuvC, protein MERILGIDPGSRITGYGVVDAAPGRLQFVACGTIRTNTKRSLAYRLNEIFEGINEVIQLHNPVVAAVEDVFLSSNPSSALKLGHARGAAVVAAMQNGLDSNDYSARAVKQAVAGYGQADKSQVQHMVRVLLGLSASPSADAADALAVAICHSNQFRF, encoded by the coding sequence ATGGAACGTATTTTAGGTATAGATCCCGGCTCCAGAATTACAGGCTACGGGGTTGTTGATGCCGCCCCGGGCAGACTGCAGTTTGTGGCCTGCGGAACAATTCGTACCAACACCAAGAGATCCCTGGCGTATCGGCTTAATGAGATCTTTGAGGGGATAAATGAGGTTATTCAGCTTCATAACCCTGTAGTAGCTGCGGTTGAAGATGTTTTTCTCTCATCGAACCCCAGTTCCGCCTTAAAGCTTGGCCATGCCCGCGGGGCAGCGGTGGTCGCTGCAATGCAGAACGGCCTGGATTCGAATGATTACAGCGCCCGGGCAGTTAAGCAGGCGGTCGCTGGTTACGGCCAGGCAGACAAGAGTCAGGTGCAGCATATGGTTCGGGTTCTGCTCGGGCTTTCTGCCTCACCAAGCGCCGACGCGGCCGATGCTCTCGCCGTAGCTATCTGTCACTCCAACCAGTTTCGCTTTTAA
- the ruvB gene encoding Holliday junction branch migration DNA helicase RuvB, with protein MNFEEDIQADGRLVDPEPIIREGGNDNALRPKRLQEYIGQEQARKSLNIFIKAALGRREPLDHVLFHGFPGLGKTTLSYIIANEMGSGIKVTSGPVIEKQGDLAAILTSLQEGDVLFIDEIHRLNHVVEEVLYPAMEDFQLDLIIGQGPGARSLKMDLPRFTLIGATTRTGLLTPPLRDRFGVILRLEFYTPEELVAIVQRSATILGMVINESGALELGRRSRGTPRIANRLLRRVRDFAEVGGHKVVDREVADAALNMLGVDRFGLDEMDRRIMLTIIDKFQGGPIGLETLATVVCEEKNTLEDVYEPFLIQSGFLKRTPRGRVATVMAYEHFERAQPRTGAMQQPLFGESQ; from the coding sequence ATGAACTTCGAAGAAGACATTCAGGCAGATGGCAGACTTGTTGATCCTGAACCGATCATTCGTGAAGGCGGCAATGATAACGCCCTGCGACCTAAGAGACTGCAGGAATATATCGGGCAGGAGCAGGCCAGGAAAAGTCTCAATATTTTTATCAAGGCAGCTCTCGGCAGGCGGGAACCGCTTGATCATGTGTTGTTTCACGGTTTTCCGGGGCTTGGCAAAACTACTCTTTCGTATATCATCGCCAATGAGATGGGGTCCGGAATTAAAGTTACTTCAGGCCCGGTAATCGAGAAGCAGGGTGATCTGGCAGCCATTCTCACCAGTCTGCAGGAAGGCGATGTGCTCTTTATCGATGAGATACACCGTCTCAACCACGTGGTGGAAGAGGTGCTGTATCCAGCCATGGAAGATTTTCAGCTGGATCTGATTATCGGCCAGGGGCCAGGTGCCCGCTCCTTGAAGATGGATCTGCCACGCTTCACCCTTATCGGGGCAACCACCCGGACAGGTCTGCTTACGCCGCCTCTGCGGGATCGCTTCGGTGTTATCCTGCGTCTGGAGTTTTATACTCCTGAAGAGTTGGTGGCTATAGTTCAGCGTTCAGCTACGATTCTCGGTATGGTGATAAATGAATCCGGAGCGCTGGAGCTTGGCCGCAGATCGCGGGGGACTCCCCGGATCGCCAATAGACTGCTCAGGCGCGTACGTGATTTTGCCGAGGTTGGCGGTCACAAGGTGGTCGACCGTGAGGTGGCTGACGCTGCGCTGAATATGCTTGGGGTTGACCGCTTTGGGCTTGATGAGATGGATCGTCGTATTATGCTGACCATCATCGATAAATTCCAAGGCGGGCCGATCGGTCTTGAGACCCTGGCAACCGTGGTGTGTGAAGAAAAGAACACCCTGGAAGATGTCTACGAACCTTTTCTGATCCAGTCCGGATTTTTAAAGCGAACTCCACGCGGCAGGGTGGCAACGGTCATGGCTTATGAACATTTTGAAAGGGCTCAGCCACGTACGGGGGCTATGCAGCAGCCTCTTTTTGGCGAGAGTCAGTAG
- the rsmH gene encoding 16S rRNA (cytosine(1402)-N(4))-methyltransferase RsmH — MVESKQDIEQIHVSVLPNEVLGYLQPGPEGTYMDGTLGLGGHTRLILDASSPTGRVIGFEWDENAIKRSRVRLAEYGDRLTIVRRNFAEIAAGLEEAGVEELDGLLIDIGLSSLQLEKGERGFSFQRDEPLDMRMDQRRDVTAASILATASADELADIFFYYGEERQARRIAAEVVSHRRKEKITTSKELASVVARAIPKRFHPQKIHVATKVFQALRIAVNTELENLARILDEAPAYLKPGARFCVISFHSLEDRMVKRKFRQNKDLEILTSKPISATPKEIDVNPRSRSARLRVAQKR; from the coding sequence ATGGTCGAGTCAAAACAGGATATTGAACAGATACATGTATCGGTTCTGCCTAATGAGGTGCTCGGTTATCTGCAGCCAGGACCTGAGGGGACCTATATGGACGGTACCCTGGGGCTTGGCGGGCATACCCGGTTGATTCTCGACGCATCTTCTCCCACGGGAAGGGTAATCGGTTTTGAGTGGGATGAGAATGCAATCAAGCGAAGTCGGGTCCGTCTCGCCGAATATGGAGACAGGCTGACCATAGTACGAAGGAATTTTGCCGAAATAGCAGCAGGTCTTGAAGAAGCGGGAGTTGAGGAACTCGATGGGCTTTTGATAGATATCGGTCTCTCTTCGCTCCAGCTCGAAAAGGGGGAGCGGGGATTCAGTTTTCAGCGTGATGAACCGCTGGATATGCGAATGGATCAGAGGCGTGACGTGACGGCTGCTTCTATCCTGGCAACGGCAAGCGCAGATGAGCTTGCAGACATATTTTTCTACTACGGGGAAGAGCGCCAGGCCAGAAGAATAGCTGCAGAAGTGGTCAGTCATCGCCGTAAGGAAAAAATTACCACTTCAAAAGAATTGGCCTCAGTGGTGGCCAGAGCGATACCCAAACGGTTTCACCCGCAGAAGATCCATGTGGCAACCAAAGTGTTTCAGGCTTTACGGATTGCTGTGAATACCGAGCTTGAAAATCTTGCGAGAATTCTCGATGAGGCTCCGGCATATCTCAAACCGGGTGCTCGTTTTTGTGTGATTTCGTTTCACTCTCTGGAAGACCGGATGGTGAAACGGAAGTTTCGGCAGAATAAGGATCTGGAAATACTTACCTCCAAGCCCATAAGTGCGACACCAAAGGAAATAGACGTTAATCCAAGATCGCGCAGCGCAAGATTGCGTGTGGCTCAAAAAAGGTAG
- the panB gene encoding 3-methyl-2-oxobutanoate hydroxymethyltransferase, with amino-acid sequence MRKNIQDFQGMKEAGIKISMLTAYDASMSSLLSECGTDMLLVGDSLGMVVLGYDSTVPVTMEQMVHHASAVRRGAADIFVVGDMPFGSYQTGSRDAINNGLKFIKESDCDAVKLEGGQEVCEVVSALVRSGISVMGHLGLTPQTASQLGGYKVQGKELPAAEKMVADARALQDAGVFAIVLECVPEELATLISKDLKIPTIGIGAGAGCDGQVLVINDMLGMFEKFTPKFVKQYAKLAPLMKQGVQEYLAEVKSGTFPAAEQGFSCATDYSSIFREEE; translated from the coding sequence ATGCGAAAAAATATACAAGACTTTCAAGGCATGAAAGAGGCGGGCATAAAAATCTCCATGCTCACCGCTTATGATGCATCCATGTCCAGCCTGCTCAGCGAATGCGGTACTGACATGCTCCTGGTTGGAGATTCACTTGGTATGGTAGTGCTTGGTTATGATTCAACTGTACCGGTTACCATGGAGCAGATGGTGCATCATGCATCCGCTGTTCGCAGGGGGGCGGCCGATATCTTTGTGGTGGGCGATATGCCTTTCGGATCGTATCAGACAGGCAGCCGAGACGCTATTAATAACGGTCTGAAATTCATCAAGGAATCTGACTGCGATGCAGTGAAACTCGAAGGAGGCCAGGAAGTCTGTGAAGTTGTATCGGCTCTGGTCCGCTCCGGAATTTCGGTGATGGGACATCTGGGGCTCACGCCACAGACCGCTTCACAGCTTGGAGGTTACAAGGTTCAGGGCAAGGAATTGCCTGCAGCTGAAAAGATGGTTGCAGATGCCAGAGCTTTGCAGGACGCAGGTGTCTTTGCTATTGTCCTCGAGTGCGTTCCCGAGGAGTTGGCCACCCTGATTTCAAAAGATCTCAAAATCCCGACTATCGGTATCGGCGCCGGCGCAGGGTGTGACGGCCAGGTTCTGGTTATAAACGACATGTTGGGGATGTTCGAAAAATTTACCCCAAAGTTTGTCAAACAGTATGCAAAACTTGCCCCGCTGATGAAGCAGGGGGTGCAGGAGTATCTCGCAGAGGTGAAGAGCGGTACATTTCCAGCAGCCGAGCAGGGCTTCAGTTGCGCAACAGATTATTCCTCCATATTTCGGGAAGAGGAATGA
- a CDS encoding mechanosensitive ion channel family protein: MNTLQWLSSALISLKLNEALAISLATAIMLGCALLAAFVATWLVKKTILAAVSRWISNKRYRWSDPLAKNRLLDKFSWFVPVAIFSVAVDAFLDASSPAYALARRLIMSGFVIIAVICLISIFSCINDIHRILRKHKGSTLGGYTDAGKIITVIVGAIFIVSIFTGKSPWGIISVLGGLTAVTMLVFKDTILGFVASVQLTSTDMVRIGDWVEMQQYGADGDVIDMGINCIRVQNWDKTVTTIPTYALVSSSFKNWRGMSESGGRRIKRALNIDISSIHFIDDASLQKLRKVTLLSDYLTAKDTEITEFNNCSTDTEETSLNSRRQTNIGVFRAYVIAYLRNNPNIHKDMTFLVRQLAPTDTGLPLEIYVFSKDQAWASYEAIQADIFDHLLAAVPEFGLRIFQAPSGHDLRSINSRSNELVN; this comes from the coding sequence ATGAACACACTGCAATGGCTGAGTTCAGCCCTTATCTCTTTGAAGCTTAACGAAGCCCTGGCAATATCCCTGGCCACAGCAATCATGCTGGGCTGCGCATTGCTGGCTGCATTTGTCGCGACATGGTTGGTGAAAAAGACCATACTGGCAGCGGTTTCAAGGTGGATCAGCAATAAACGCTATCGCTGGTCTGACCCTCTGGCCAAGAATCGGCTGCTTGATAAATTCAGCTGGTTCGTACCTGTCGCCATTTTCTCGGTTGCAGTTGACGCTTTTCTCGATGCTTCAAGCCCCGCATATGCTCTGGCGCGACGTTTGATCATGAGCGGCTTCGTAATAATCGCGGTGATCTGCCTGATTTCAATTTTCTCCTGCATAAATGATATTCATCGCATCCTGAGAAAGCACAAAGGCAGTACCCTGGGCGGCTACACGGATGCGGGCAAGATAATCACAGTCATTGTGGGGGCCATTTTCATCGTCTCAATCTTCACCGGCAAGTCTCCCTGGGGCATCATCTCTGTTCTTGGTGGCCTCACCGCCGTGACTATGCTGGTCTTCAAAGACACCATACTCGGCTTTGTTGCCTCTGTACAACTTACCTCGACAGACATGGTGCGAATAGGTGACTGGGTTGAAATGCAGCAGTATGGTGCCGACGGAGATGTGATAGATATGGGCATCAACTGTATCCGCGTCCAGAACTGGGACAAGACCGTGACGACCATCCCCACCTATGCGCTCGTCTCATCTTCCTTTAAAAACTGGCGTGGCATGAGCGAATCGGGAGGCAGGAGGATCAAAAGAGCTCTCAACATTGATATCAGCTCCATTCACTTTATCGATGATGCTTCCCTGCAAAAATTACGTAAAGTTACACTTCTCTCAGACTATCTCACTGCTAAAGATACCGAAATCACAGAGTTCAACAACTGCTCTACCGATACCGAAGAGACGTCTCTCAACTCTCGCCGACAAACCAATATCGGAGTATTTCGCGCCTATGTCATTGCCTATCTGCGCAACAATCCCAATATTCATAAAGATATGACGTTTCTAGTCCGCCAGCTCGCGCCCACCGATACGGGTTTACCACTTGAAATCTATGTATTCTCAAAGGACCAGGCCTGGGCCAGTTATGAGGCAATTCAGGCTGACATTTTCGACCATCTCCTGGCAGCAGTACCCGAATTTGGCCTGCGCATTTTCCAGGCCCCCAGCGGCCATGACCTGCGCTCCATAAACAGTCGTTCCAACGAGCTTGTCAACTAG
- the mraZ gene encoding division/cell wall cluster transcriptional repressor MraZ produces MKNRFRSRSEHTLDGKGRLNIPSRFREVLQQYDSDVLMIAPWGKTHLRAFPVPEWEAFENTLMTEGRKQKGLARIMRYVVGSVAECGLDKQGRVLVPPHLRGEASLQREVVLVGMLNHVEIWDKETWEEENQATSENFAEFDEQFAEMGIF; encoded by the coding sequence ATTAAGAATCGATTTCGCAGCAGATCGGAGCACACGCTGGACGGCAAGGGAAGATTGAACATCCCCAGCCGCTTTCGTGAAGTGCTCCAGCAGTATGACTCAGACGTGCTGATGATAGCACCCTGGGGCAAGACACATCTGCGTGCGTTCCCAGTTCCTGAATGGGAAGCCTTTGAAAATACACTTATGACTGAAGGCCGAAAGCAAAAAGGCCTCGCCCGCATCATGAGATATGTTGTTGGTAGTGTAGCAGAGTGCGGATTGGACAAACAGGGAAGAGTGCTGGTGCCACCGCATCTTCGTGGCGAAGCGAGCCTGCAGCGTGAGGTCGTTCTGGTAGGAATGCTCAATCACGTTGAGATATGGGATAAAGAGACCTGGGAGGAAGAAAACCAGGCAACAAGTGAGAATTTTGCTGAGTTTGATGAACAATTTGCTGAAATGGGGATTTTCTGA
- a CDS encoding SAM-dependent methyltransferase, whose protein sequence is MRKVKDYYAQKAKKEKYPARSVYKLEEAQKKYNFLRRGDSVLDIGCYPGSWSIYAAEIVGPKGVVVGVDLQQVEEAPRPDSAQIHWLCQDIRDEDFVKNVRRIRPTFRVLISDIAPKTTGNRWSDAQQSLALVQETLRIADLLLLPKGHYIVKVFQGEDFPGFVQELKQRFEMVKVLKPQSSRVESREVFVLGMGFKKKKPKPGEK, encoded by the coding sequence GTGCGTAAAGTTAAAGATTATTATGCCCAAAAGGCAAAAAAAGAAAAATATCCGGCCCGCTCCGTTTATAAGCTTGAAGAGGCTCAGAAAAAGTATAATTTTCTGCGTCGGGGAGACAGTGTGCTCGATATCGGTTGCTATCCTGGTAGCTGGTCGATATATGCCGCTGAAATAGTAGGTCCCAAGGGAGTTGTGGTTGGCGTTGATCTGCAACAGGTCGAAGAGGCACCTCGGCCGGATAGCGCACAGATCCATTGGCTATGTCAGGATATCCGTGACGAGGATTTTGTAAAAAACGTTCGTCGCATTCGACCTACTTTCAGGGTGCTTATTTCTGATATCGCTCCAAAAACAACAGGGAACCGCTGGTCCGACGCGCAACAATCGCTGGCGTTGGTTCAGGAAACCCTGCGGATTGCTGATTTGCTTTTGCTTCCAAAGGGGCATTATATCGTCAAAGTCTTTCAGGGCGAGGATTTCCCGGGTTTTGTCCAGGAGCTGAAACAACGGTTTGAGATGGTCAAGGTGCTCAAACCCCAAAGTTCCCGGGTAGAGAGCAGGGAAGTTTTCGTGCTTGGCATGGGCTTTAAGAAAAAGAAGCCGAAACCGGGCGAAAAATAA
- a CDS encoding CCA tRNA nucleotidyltransferase — protein MKKESRLQQRIIDIEGLVRRVPQEVITALMSLYDKSGTPMYIVGGPVRDWLLDLECHDFDITVPDGAELLCRELIRLLGEGAYVQLGTDDEEAARVVWRGFDIDVSSFRGGVATIEEDLALRDYTVNAIAVNLADAVKGRSARTPDSLLIDPLNGVEDLFNRRLRHCPNAFEADPLRMLRGYRFVATLGFDLAPDTLEEIREQSDAICRIAAERIRYELDKIMATDYAAEVLWQMDESEILCQLLPELYEGIDVEQPDFHHLDVFHHNFQTLHEMEQLLAVPGKIYPNCKDEVIAYTKDGNTRRCLKWAALLHDIGKPAAMGEARNGSRVTFYGHDEIGRAQFEVIARRLRWSNEDRERTGHLVAMHMHPFHLCNVRRGEKLTRRAALKLCKRAGDDLPGLFLLAMSDSLASQGELKPQSMEKELVELYSELTQIYREHILPALTGPPLLGGKELIDEFGLTPGPVFKEILGELEMLQVEGVIESKEQAVSWARLYIEEHGVKED, from the coding sequence ATGAAAAAAGAAAGCAGGCTGCAACAGAGAATTATTGATATTGAAGGGCTTGTGCGTCGTGTACCCCAAGAGGTGATCACGGCTCTCATGTCGCTTTATGATAAGAGTGGCACGCCTATGTATATCGTGGGGGGGCCGGTTCGTGACTGGTTGCTGGATCTTGAATGTCACGATTTTGATATAACCGTCCCTGACGGAGCTGAGCTACTCTGCCGGGAACTGATCAGGTTGCTGGGCGAGGGTGCATATGTGCAACTGGGTACGGATGATGAAGAAGCTGCCCGGGTTGTCTGGCGTGGCTTTGACATCGATGTGTCATCTTTTCGGGGCGGCGTCGCGACCATAGAAGAGGATCTGGCGTTAAGGGATTATACCGTCAACGCTATCGCTGTGAACCTCGCTGATGCGGTGAAGGGAAGAAGTGCGCGTACGCCCGACTCGTTGCTTATAGACCCCCTGAATGGTGTCGAGGATCTGTTCAACCGTCGCCTGAGACACTGTCCGAACGCCTTCGAAGCAGATCCGCTCAGGATGCTGCGCGGTTACCGGTTTGTCGCCACTCTGGGTTTTGATCTCGCTCCGGATACTCTCGAGGAAATTCGCGAACAGAGTGATGCAATCTGTCGGATCGCGGCCGAGCGGATTCGCTATGAGCTGGACAAAATTATGGCCACAGATTATGCAGCTGAAGTGCTGTGGCAGATGGATGAGTCGGAAATTCTCTGTCAGTTGCTGCCCGAGTTGTATGAAGGCATTGATGTCGAGCAACCCGATTTTCATCATCTGGATGTTTTTCATCATAATTTCCAAACGCTGCACGAGATGGAGCAATTGCTGGCGGTTCCTGGGAAAATATATCCAAATTGCAAGGATGAGGTTATTGCCTACACTAAGGATGGCAATACACGCAGATGTCTGAAATGGGCGGCGCTGCTGCATGATATTGGTAAACCGGCTGCTATGGGCGAGGCCCGCAATGGTTCCCGGGTGACCTTTTATGGCCATGATGAAATAGGCCGGGCTCAGTTTGAGGTTATTGCCAGAAGGCTCAGGTGGAGTAATGAAGATCGTGAGCGCACCGGTCATCTGGTAGCGATGCACATGCATCCTTTTCATCTCTGCAATGTCCGAAGAGGTGAGAAACTCACCCGTCGGGCTGCACTGAAGCTGTGTAAACGTGCCGGTGATGATTTGCCCGGGCTTTTCCTGTTGGCCATGTCAGATAGTCTGGCAAGTCAGGGGGAGTTAAAGCCTCAAAGTATGGAAAAAGAGCTGGTAGAGCTCTATAGTGAGTTGACACAAATTTACAGAGAGCATATTCTGCCCGCGCTCACCGGTCCACCGCTTCTGGGCGGCAAGGAACTGATAGATGAATTCGGCCTTACTCCCGGGCCTGTTTTTAAAGAGATTCTTGGTGAGTTGGAGATGTTGCAGGTCGAGGGAGTGATTGAATCAAAAGAACAAGCAGTGAGTTGGGCCCGACTGTATATTGAAGAGCATGGGGTAAAAGAGGATTAG
- a CDS encoding nitroreductase family protein has translation MNPVIDSILQRRSVRAYSDRLIPQEERELIIQCAMRAPTAGNMMLYSIIEVTDHDKKEQLVKTCDNQPFIAKAPFVLLFLADMQRWYDYYRLSGVPQLCREQGRSFKQPEESDLMLACCDALIAAQNTVVAAESLGIGSCYIGDIMENYEVHRKMFQLPDLVFPITMLCLGYPKDALLGKPLTPRFPKESVVFTDTYQRLDERGFEKMFDERIAREFASGRYLGDAINPGQHFYLKKTGSGFMREMRRSVKTALAAWNSASEGRK, from the coding sequence GTGAACCCCGTAATCGATTCGATTTTGCAACGCCGCTCAGTGAGAGCGTATAGTGACAGGTTAATACCTCAAGAGGAGAGGGAGCTGATTATTCAATGTGCTATGCGGGCTCCGACAGCAGGCAACATGATGCTCTACTCCATTATCGAGGTCACTGATCACGATAAAAAAGAGCAATTGGTCAAAACCTGCGATAACCAGCCATTTATCGCCAAGGCTCCCTTTGTTTTACTTTTTCTTGCCGATATGCAGCGTTGGTATGACTATTACCGATTAAGTGGTGTGCCGCAGCTTTGCCGGGAGCAGGGAAGAAGTTTTAAGCAACCTGAAGAATCCGATCTTATGCTGGCCTGCTGTGATGCATTGATAGCTGCACAGAACACGGTGGTGGCAGCCGAATCTCTGGGGATTGGTTCCTGCTATATAGGAGATATCATGGAAAACTATGAGGTCCATCGAAAGATGTTTCAGCTGCCTGACCTTGTTTTCCCAATTACCATGCTCTGTTTGGGTTATCCCAAAGATGCGTTGCTGGGCAAGCCACTCACACCAAGGTTTCCAAAAGAATCAGTTGTCTTTACCGATACCTATCAGCGACTTGATGAGCGTGGTTTCGAGAAGATGTTTGATGAGCGTATCGCCAGGGAGTTCGCTTCCGGGCGTTACCTGGGGGACGCGATCAACCCGGGCCAGCATTTCTATCTCAAAAAGACCGGCTCCGGTTTTATGCGGGAGATGCGCCGGTCGGTGAAGACGGCGCTTGCAGCGTGGAATTCAGCCAGTGAAGGACGCAAGTAG
- the ruvA gene encoding Holliday junction branch migration protein RuvA translates to MIATLTGTVQALYSDRAVIDVGGIGYEVFLSSDGVSRLPEKGGSVFLHIHTHVREDAFILFGFPKEDEKELFLILKTVSGIGPKVALAMLSGMQVGDLCQAIMEKDIKRLTTLQGVGKKTAERLCVELKDKLGHLSSAATQPAKGQVSVINGGSVVMDAISALCNLGYNDPVARDALTSVKRRLGDEDFAALSVEEMIREGLKALA, encoded by the coding sequence ATGATTGCAACACTTACAGGAACAGTTCAGGCATTGTATTCCGATCGGGCCGTAATAGATGTGGGCGGCATCGGTTACGAGGTCTTTCTGTCCAGCGATGGGGTGTCCCGTTTGCCCGAGAAAGGCGGCAGTGTATTTCTGCACATTCACACCCATGTGCGTGAGGATGCATTTATCCTGTTCGGTTTCCCGAAAGAAGATGAAAAAGAGCTTTTTCTGATTCTGAAAACTGTGTCCGGTATTGGCCCCAAGGTGGCGCTTGCCATGCTCTCCGGCATGCAGGTCGGCGATCTCTGTCAGGCGATCATGGAAAAGGATATAAAGCGGTTGACCACGTTGCAGGGTGTGGGGAAGAAAACCGCCGAACGTCTTTGCGTCGAATTAAAAGACAAACTTGGCCATCTCAGTTCGGCAGCGACGCAGCCGGCAAAAGGTCAGGTTTCTGTTATCAACGGTGGTTCTGTGGTTATGGATGCCATCTCTGCGCTGTGTAATCTTGGCTATAATGACCCGGTGGCGCGGGATGCGCTCACTTCGGTGAAACGGCGGTTGGGTGATGAGGATTTTGCCGCTTTATCGGTTGAAGAGATGATAAGGGAAGGATTGAAGGCATTGGCATGA
- a CDS encoding tRNA dihydrouridine synthase, whose amino-acid sequence MSNDVPGGNLPQTPFLYLAPLRGITDVLFRNVFFDHFKGIDCAIAPFINPQKNPSNKKKLLADLFPEDNTRIEVIPQLLNNNAGEFIDLVLRLEDLGYTRLNWNLGCPAPMVANKGRGSGLLPYPEQILELLDEVLPRLGATLSIKMRLGFKEKDESITLLPRLNDYPLEEIIIHPRLGKQMYKGKTDPDGFADCLALTRHPVAYNGDINSLDDYLYLANRFPQISKWMIGRGVLMNPLLAEELKGLPPADQERKKERIRAFHDELCDAYRQQLSGPGHLLGKMKQLWLYLYRSFPGREKALKKIKKARTEEQFLDAVEMMFE is encoded by the coding sequence ATGTCAAATGATGTACCCGGGGGCAACCTGCCCCAAACACCCTTTCTTTACCTGGCCCCGCTGAGGGGAATTACAGATGTGCTGTTCAGGAACGTCTTTTTTGATCACTTCAAGGGGATCGACTGCGCCATAGCACCTTTCATCAACCCTCAAAAAAACCCGAGCAATAAAAAGAAACTGCTTGCGGACCTCTTCCCCGAAGATAACACCCGCATTGAGGTTATACCGCAGTTACTCAACAACAATGCGGGCGAATTTATTGATCTCGTCCTGCGACTCGAGGATCTTGGATACACCAGGCTGAACTGGAACCTCGGTTGTCCCGCCCCGATGGTTGCCAACAAAGGGCGCGGTTCGGGCCTGCTCCCCTATCCTGAACAAATTCTTGAATTACTCGACGAGGTACTGCCCAGACTTGGCGCCACCCTCTCAATCAAAATGCGGCTGGGCTTCAAGGAAAAGGATGAAAGCATCACCCTGCTACCACGACTCAACGACTACCCGCTTGAAGAGATCATCATTCATCCGCGCCTGGGCAAGCAGATGTATAAAGGCAAAACCGACCCGGACGGCTTCGCCGACTGCCTTGCGCTCACCCGACACCCGGTTGCCTACAATGGCGATATCAACTCGCTGGATGATTACCTGTACTTAGCCAACAGGTTTCCGCAGATTTCCAAATGGATGATCGGTCGGGGGGTGCTGATGAATCCCCTGCTGGCCGAAGAACTGAAAGGGCTGCCACCCGCCGACCAGGAGAGAAAGAAAGAACGGATACGTGCTTTTCACGATGAACTTTGCGATGCGTACCGGCAGCAGCTCTCAGGCCCCGGCCATTTACTCGGTAAAATGAAGCAGCTTTGGCTCTATCTTTATCGCTCATTTCCCGGCAGGGAAAAAGCGCTTAAAAAAATCAAGAAAGCCCGCACCGAGGAGCAATTCCTGGATGCGGTGGAGATGATGTTCGAATAA
- a CDS encoding YebC/PmpR family DNA-binding transcriptional regulator yields MAGHSKWANIKHKKGAADAKRGKIFTRLIKEITVAARMGGGDIDGNPRLRSAVASAKAENMPKDNITRAIKKGTGELEGEVYDEILYEGYGPGGVAVLVECMTDNRNRTVADIRHYFSKSNGNLGESGCVAWMFDKKGLIQVDKATMSEDELMDIALDAGAEDVVEEDEQFQVLTAPEDFDAVREAMEEAGVAMLSAEVSMVPKNTIDVTEENIAKSLMKLLDSLEDHDDVQNVHANFDIDDSLMEKLS; encoded by the coding sequence ATGGCTGGACATTCTAAATGGGCAAATATCAAGCATAAAAAGGGTGCTGCTGATGCCAAGAGGGGTAAGATCTTTACCCGTCTGATTAAGGAAATCACTGTTGCCGCGCGTATGGGCGGTGGTGATATAGATGGCAACCCGAGGCTGAGAAGTGCAGTGGCATCTGCAAAAGCTGAAAATATGCCCAAAGACAATATCACCCGCGCAATCAAAAAGGGCACCGGAGAGCTCGAGGGTGAAGTGTACGATGAGATCCTCTACGAAGGATACGGACCTGGTGGCGTTGCTGTTCTGGTTGAGTGCATGACTGACAATCGTAACCGTACAGTTGCTGATATCAGGCATTACTTCTCCAAAAGCAATGGTAATCTTGGCGAGTCCGGTTGTGTTGCGTGGATGTTTGATAAAAAAGGATTGATCCAGGTGGACAAGGCAACCATGAGCGAAGATGAACTCATGGACATTGCGCTTGATGCCGGTGCTGAAGATGTGGTGGAAGAGGACGAGCAGTTCCAGGTTCTCACCGCGCCTGAGGATTTCGATGCCGTTCGCGAGGCGATGGAAGAGGCTGGCGTTGCCATGCTCAGTGCAGAGGTTTCCATGGTTCCGAAGAACACTATTGACGTTACCGAAGAAAATATTGCCAAGTCACTCATGAAGCTTCTCGATAGCCTCGAAGATCACGACGATGTACAGAATGTACACGCTAACTTCGATATCGATGACTCTCTTATGGAGAAACTGTCCTGA